The segment TCGTGCattgcccctgcagcagccagagcccaggCAAGGAAGGACAAGCCCCTGATTTCCATCAGTCTCAGTGTCCCTCCtcccctggcaggagcagtgtgACATTTCAGTGCCATGCCCAGGTGCCTGTGCTGTCCTTGTTGCCACCATTGGGTTTTCTAAGGCAGTGCCAGGGTTTGGGGGTGGCAGGTGCCCGTCCAGGCAGGGATCCTTTGGATGCTGCTGGGAAGATGTGTCTGTGTGAGCAGAGTGCCCAGGTGCCCTCAGGGGCCATTCAGCTGATTCCCTGGGTGTCCTGCAGGCCTGCAGGTGCCCTCCAGAAGGGCACAGCTCTCCCGTGCTGTCTCTGGGCTGCCTGGGATCCCCATGGAGCAGACAGCTCAGTGGTAGGgccagggaaatgctgctgggcagctgcaccTGGGCAGCTGCAATGATCCCTCTGtgcaccagcctggcaggagaCAGCTGAGATCCCAGTGAGGCACCCTGAGGGAAAGCGAGGACTCTGTCCATCTGCTTTGTGAGCCCAGAGccctctgctctcagcactgccctggttCTCTCTAGGGGAACTCCTCTGGCTGCCTCTCCTTCAGCTCAAAGCTGCCAGCAAGGGGCAGCTGAGAACAGCCCTGatggccagagctgctcccttgTCCCTGCACTGAGAGACCATCCCTGTGCCTCTCACACCCACACAATTTCACCTGCAGTGCATTAGAAATGTCAGGGATTTCAAACACCCACAGCCACTCCTAactgtggcagctgcagctggatgaACAAATACAAGGAACTCCCTCAGCTCAGTTCTTTAGATGGGAAAAttgcaaacagcagagctgaaaagcTTTTTGGTGTCTCACAAGTCGATTTAATTGGAGATAAGCCAGCATTCTCAGTTGCCTCTCACTGCACAAGAAGAAGGAATCCTCCTGAGCCCATTTGTGAGTCCCtgctctcagtgcctgcaaaaCCCAGAGCCCAGGTGCGGAGAATGCAGAGAAGTGATCCTGAAAAGAGCAACCCTGAAAGCTGAATTACTATGAGATATGCAATATATTTTCCTCCTAGAAGTGTGGCCTGATGCAGTCctgtatttttctcctcagcagGAAACCATGTCCTGAGGCagcaaatgtccaacagcagctccatcagccacttcctcctgctggcactggcagagacgcggcagctgcagctcctgcacttctgcctcttgctgggcatctccctggctgccctcctgggcaacggcctcatcatcagcgccgtagcctgcggccaccacctgcacacgcccatgttcttcttcctgctcaacctggccctcagcgacctgggctccatctgcaccactgtccccaaagccatgcacaattccctctgggacaccagcaccatctcctacaaaggatgtgctgctcagctctttttctttatgctcttcatctcagcagagttttccctcctgaccatcatgtgctacgaccgctacgtgtccatctgcaaacccctgcactacgggaccctcctgggcagcagagcttgtgcccacatggcagcagctgcctgggccagtgcctttctcaatGCTCTCATGCACAcggccaatacattttccctgcctctgtgccgtggcaatgccctgggccagttcttctgtgaaatcccacagatcctcaagctctcctgctccaaatcctatCTCAGGGAACTTGGGCTTCTTGCTGTTAGTGTGTGTTTGGcatttggttgttttgtgttcattgttttctcctatgtgcagatcttcagggctgtgctgaggattccctctgagcagggacggcacaaagccttttccacctgcctccctcacctggctgtgGTCTCCCTGTTTATCAGCACTGGGGCATTTACCTACCTGAAGccctcctccatctcctccccatctctggatctggccctgtcagttctgtactcggtggtgcctccagccctgaaccccctcatctacagcctgaggaaccaggagctcaaggctgcagtgtggagactGATGACTGGATGGTCTCAGGTACATTAAACCACAGGCCAATTACTGCCAATCACTTACAATAAAAGTCATCTTTCATAAATCTTGTTGGTTTCATGTTGGAGCttctttttcttagttttgattttaaatatttagatgAATAAAGAAATGTCGCTCCTtgtgccatttctcattttgtttgcctccaccttccctgtgcccacagACTGTGTCCATGAGGGGCTGTGCTCTTCGTGGCTTTAAAGGAACTCAAGGatctcccagcagagttttctgcagagatgcccttttgttgccttctctggagctgcagcagcaatgtctgtgtgcagagctgggggcagatcagtgctggcacagcagctctgctcctgctggccacaccattcctgatccaggccaggagccattggccttcttggccacctgggcacacggctggctcatgtccagcctgctgtccatcagtccctgcaggtccctttctgcctggctgctctccagcccctctgtccccagcctggagcgctGCAGGAGTTGTTGTgtccaaagtgcaggacccggcacttggacttgttaaacctgaccttgttggatttgggccctggatccagcctgtccagggccctgtgcagagccctcctaccctcccCCAGATCAACACTCACATCCAGCTGTGTGTCATCTGCAAAGATGTCCTTGGTTCCAAGGGGCccctcagtgtcacaatgtccctttGGTTACACCAGGCCCTGCACTCTCACACTGGTCTCCTTGCTTCCATGGGGCCCCAAAATGTGACAATGgactccttggttccatggggcttcacagtgtcacaatgttcTCGTTGGTGCCGCAGTTTCACagtggccccttggttccatggggccccaGGGTGTCACAAAGTCCCCATGGTCACATGAGGTCCCACACTGTCACAATGCTCTCTGTGGTTCCACAAGTCCCCTCAGCGTCACAATGGACTCCTTGTTTCCACGAGGCCACACAGTGTCACAACGGCCTTCCAGATTCCTTGAGGCCCCAGAGTGTCACAGTGGCCCCTTGGTTACACAAggtcctgcagtgtcacaatgtccccttGGTTCCGTGAGGCCCCGCAGTGTCAGAACGGCCCCTTGGTTCCACTGGGCCCTGGACTCACCCAATGCTCTCCTTGGTTTCGCAGAGTCCAAATGGTGAAACCCCTGGGTTCCACCAGGCcccgcagtgtcacaatggcctctGTGGTTCCACGAGGACCCAGGGTCACGGGGGACTCCCTGGTTCCATTTGGCCCCAGAGCACCacaatggagccctggttctATGGGGCTGCACAGTGTCACTCTGGTGCTCTCAGTGCCACGAggtcctgcagtgtcacagtagccccagagtgtcccaatcatcacagaatgacagaatcaaataggttggaaaagaccttggagatcaagtccaaccagtACCCTAAtaccaccttgtcacccagacaTGCCACTAAGTGCCACTGCAGAGGGACAGTGACTCTGCCACCTCCCCCCTGGCctgcccattccaatgcccactcaccctttctgtgaagaacttcttcctcttGTCCAGCCtcaacctcccctggtgcagctcaaggctgtgtcttcttgtcctgccctccagcagatccacactcacaaccagcttggtgtcatctgcaaatttggtGATGGTGGGCTCGATCCCCTCAGCCAGATCATCAGTGAAGATGCGAAACAGGACTGggcccagcacagacccctgggggacagcagcagggactggaccccagctggatgcagcaccatccccaccactctctgggcccagcctcCAGCCAGCTCTTCCATCTCCCAGCCAGGAGGGAACCTGCccaagccgtgggctgcagcttttccagggaatgcTGTCAGAGACAGcgtcaaaggctttgctgaagtgCAGATGGACACAtccccagcctttcccacaTCCACAGCTGGGTCATCTGGtgataaaaggagatcaggttgctcaggcaGAACCTGCCCCTCTTAAATCCACACTGGCTGGCTCTGAGGCCTCGGCCATCCTGTGGGTGCCCTGTGATGGCTCTCAAGGTGATCTGTTCCAGAACCTTGCCGggcaccgaggtcaggctgacaggcctggagttccccagatcctccttccagcccttcttggcgatgggctcacactggcacctccagtgctctggcacctccctgctgagccaggactgatgggaaatgatggagagcagcttggggagctcatccaccagctccctcatcccacTAGGATGGATCCCTGACCACATCTGCCAGCTCAGaactcttgtcctgaggacagTCTATCCATATATTGAAAATTGAGACAAACAAGGTGTTAAGtagctcagccttttccttatCTTTAGTTACTCTATTCTCCACTGCATCCAATAAAGAGCAGAGGTTCTCCTTATCCCAcctttttctattaatttatttacagaaacattttctattatttttcacagaagtggCCAGGTTAAGCTCTAAATGAGATTTCACcgctcagcttttctttctgcatgacCTAACAACATCCTTAAACACTTCCCAAGTTGCCTGACCTTCTGTCCGAAGTTAGTGCaccctgttttttccccagagttCCCACAAAATCTCCATGGACAGTCAGGCCAGTCATTTCCATCACCAGCTCATCTTTTGCCACACTGGGACAAGCTGCTCCTTTCCCCTTAAGATTACTTTCTTGAAATGtgtccatccttcctggacCCCTTTGTTTCTAAAAGCTGTTTCCCATAAAAAATCAGTACCTGATTTGCTACTCCCCAGATCAACATCCTAAATtggccaaagtctgccctgcCTAATTCCAGTGTGGAAGTTTTGTTGCTGCCCCtccttctttcacagaacattGAAAACTTAATTATTACATGGTCACTGTGCCCCAGGCGGCCTCCGACCCCCACAtctgccaccagcccttctctgtttgtgagcagcaggagacagagctttccttgggagtggGAGTTACCAAAAATTCGGTGAAACAGAAAACTCCTTCACACCAGTGCAGCATTAAGAAGCAGCATTCTTTATTCAGCCGGATGCACGGGGGATAGCTCCTCCCAAAGCCGAGCATGCTGAGTAcaggaaagtttctgttcatattctgtattttgcacacaTATTCATTGATTGTCCTGGACTAAACATACATCTGATaatcatttccccaaaatcattagcatatttcccctcccctttacccatgctctcttctgtcctgggggtttctctggtggtccctggtggtcGTGGACCCCAATGTTCCCGtgggcctggctgagctggcaggacactgaggctggtgAACTTCCAGCTCCCCTTCTCACACAATGGGCATTGTGTGGTTTCCATAGGCCTGGGGTTTTGGAGAACAAGCTCCAGGTGTCAGCTCACCTGATGGAGACATTTATCATCTGGTAACATGAGGTCACAGAGTGGGCTATGAAATCACAGAGTGGGCTATGTGAGGTCATTGAGCACCTGCCACATCATAGACTCTCTCTGCGACATCACAGAGCTGGatgtgacatcacagggcagAGGTCTGACATCAAAAAGCAGaatgtgacatcacagagttgGCTGGAACATCAGAGACCAGCTGTGTGACATTAGAGAAtgggctgtgacatcacagaggggctgtgtgacaggtcactgtcactgtcccagGAGGGCTCTGTGAGGTCACTGGGTTGGTCACTCCACCCCAGCTCCCCCCCACAGTTTCTCCCAACAACTCCAATGCTGTTCATGCCCAgtggggtccctgtcccccgctATCCCCCCGGTCCACCTGGAGCCACAGCCTCCACCAAAGGATGTTCCACAGGATCcagcccagagcctgacacggggaaaaggggccagggctgtgtgaccaGGACATCAAGGGCATGGATTATCCAGGTCCCTGTGGCCTGGGTTGGGTTCCCCAGGAACCCAATCTTTCCCCAGAAAGAtgtctggcagctggagcaggcttaGGGAAGGGCCTCcaaggtggggctggagcccttgggctgtgagcagaggctgagggagctgggcttgtccagcccggagcagggaaggctgaggggctcctcatcccagcctggcagtgccagcgaGGAGGGGATGCagaacacagagccaggctcttcaccGGGGGCCTGGTGGGAGACAAAAGCCAATgggtggaaggggaaagaggggagatcagccagggcaggaggagatgAAATGAGTCAGGCTggtttcagcatttcctcaacACCAAAAGCAGCCTGACCTCCCTTCTCCATCCACCACTGACAGCTTTGCAAATCAGGAATTGTTTGAGCTGTTTTTCCCCCACTCCAGAACGAGCATCCTGATACAAGAACTTAATTGTGTTTATATCTATCACAGAACCACATTTCCATACTAATTTCCATTTTAGTATGGAAATCCATGTGGTTTCa is part of the Vidua macroura isolate BioBank_ID:100142 chromosome 30, ASM2450914v1, whole genome shotgun sequence genome and harbors:
- the LOC128820712 gene encoding olfactory receptor 14J1-like; translation: MSNSSSISHFLLLALAETRQLQLLHFCLLLGISLAALLGNGLIISAVACGHHLHTPMFFFLLNLALSDLGSICTTVPKAMHNSLWDTSTISYKGCAAQLFFFMLFISAEFSLLTIMCYDRYVSICKPLHYGTLLGSRACAHMAAAAWASAFLNALMHTANTFSLPLCRGNALGQFFCEIPQILKLSCSKSYLRELGLLAVSVCLAFGCFVFIVFSYVQIFRAVLRIPSEQGRHKAFSTCLPHLAVVSLFISTGAFTYLKPSSISSPSLDLALSVLYSVVPPALNPLIYSLRNQELKAAVWRLMTGWSQVH